The Anas platyrhynchos isolate ZD024472 breed Pekin duck chromosome 31, IASCAAS_PekinDuck_T2T, whole genome shotgun sequence genome includes a window with the following:
- the LOC119718053 gene encoding olfactory receptor 14C36-like has translation MPNISSVSEFLLLAFAETRELQLLHFALFLGIYLAALLGNGLILSAVACNHRLHTPMYFFLLNLALLDLGCISTTLPKAMAISLWDTRAISYQGCAAQVFFIAFFIGAEYSLLTVMAYDRYVAICKPLHYGSLVGSRACAQMAAAAWGSGFFHGVLHTANTFSLPLCHGNAVDQFFCEIPHILKLSCSDAYLREAGLLVVSACLAFGCFAFIVLSYVQIFRAVLRMPFEQGRHKAFSTCLPHLAVVSLFLSTGIFAYLKPKSISSPSLDLLVSLLYSVVPPAVNPLIYSMRNQELKQAVRKLSLSSRLLSSVSSPSLYVQPGFPRPRCRTRHLLLLNFMRLVIAQLSNLSRSLCKAFPPSTESTTPPNPLTSPGSSRFLSRLAVAMSPTAGGQCHADESKTSYCQVLP, from the exons atgcccaacatcagctctgtgagcgagttcctgctgctggcattcgcagagacgcgcgagctgcagctcctgcacttcgcgctcttcctgggcatctacctggctgccctcctgggcaacggcctcatcctcagtgccgtagcctgcaaccaccgcctccacacccccatgtacttcttcctgctcaacctcgccctcctcgacctgggctgcatctccaccactctgcccaaagccatggccataTCCCTCTGGGACActagggccatctcctatcaaggctgtgctgcacaggtcttctttatAGCCTTCTTcattggagcagagtattcccttctcactgtcatggcctacgaccgctacgttgccatctgcaagcccctgcactacgggagcctcgtgggcagcagagcttgtgcccagatggcagcagctgcctggggcagtggctttttCCATggtgtcctgcacacggccaacacattttccctgcccctctgccacggcaatgctgtggaccagttcttctgtgaaatcccccacatcctcaagctctcctgctcagatgcttATCTCAGGGAAGCTGGTCTTCTAGTCGTTAGTGCATGTTTAGCATTTGGTTGTTTTGCattcattgtgctgtcctatgttcagatcttcagggcagtgctgaggatgccctttgaacagggccggcacaaagccttttccacgtgcctccctcacctggctgtggtctcgcTTTTTCTCAGCACTGGCatttttgcctacctgaagcctaAATcaatctcttccccatccctggatctGCTGGTGTCacttctgtactcagtggtacctccagcagtgaaccccctcatttacagcatgaggaaccaggagctcaaacAGGCAGTGAGGAAACT atccctctcttctaggctgctctccagcgtctcatcgcccagtctgtacgtgcagccagggtttccccgtcccaggtgcaggactcggcacttgctcttattgaacttcatgcggttggtgatcgcccagctctccaacctatccagatccctctgcaaggcctttccaccctcaacagagtccacaactcctccaa ATCCCCTGacatctcctggcagctccagattcctctccaggctggcagtggCCATGAGCCCCACTGCAGGGGGGCAGTGCCATGCAGATGAGTCCAAGACCAGTTATTGTCAGGTGCTGCCATAA
- the LOC119718049 gene encoding olfactory receptor 14C36-like, which yields MPNSSSVSEFLLLAFADTRELQLLHFALFLGIYLAALLGNGLILTAVACHHRLHTPMYFFFLNLALLDVGSISTTLPKAMANALWDTRAISYQGCAAQVFFFLFFISAEYYNLTIMAYDRYVAICKPLHYGSLVGSRACAQMAAAAWGSGFLNAALHTDNTFSLPLCQGNAVGQFFCEIPHILKLSCSDAYLREVGAVLFSVSLVLGCFVFIVFSYMQIFRAVLRMPSEQARHKAFSTCLPHLAVVSLFLSTGIFSYLRPPSISSPSLDLVVALLYSVVPPAVNPLIYSMRNKDLKDAVRELFPYMLLKHP from the coding sequence atgcccaacagcagctctgtgagtgagttccttctgctggcattcgcagacacacgcgagctgcagctcctgcacttcgcgctcttcctgggcatctacctggctgccctcctgggcaacggcctcatcctcaccgccgtagcctgccaccaccgcctccacacccccatgtacttcttcttcctcaacctcgccctcctcgatgtgggatccatctccaccactctgcccaaagccatggccaatgccctctgggacaccagggccatctcctatcaaggctgtgctgcacaggtctttttctttctcttcttcatatCAGCAGAGTATTATAACCTTActatcatggcctacgaccgctatgttgccatctgcaagcccctgcactacgggagcctcgtgggcagcagagcttgtgcccagatggcagcagctgcctggggcagtggctttctcaatgctgccCTGCACACagacaacacattttccctgcccctctgccaaggcaatgctgtgggccagttcttctgtgaaatcccccacatcctcaagctctcctgctcagatgcctacctcagggaagttggggcagttctgtttagtgtttctttagtccttggttgttttgttttcattgttttctcctacatgcagatcttcagggcagtgctgaggatgccatCTGAGCAGGctcggcacaaagccttttccacatgcctccctcacttggctgtggtctccctgtttcttaGCACTGGCATATTTTCCTACCTGAGGCCCCCCTCCatttcctctccatccctggacctggtcgTTGCacttctgtactcggtggtgccgccagcagtgaaccccctcatctacagcatgaggaacaaggatcTCAAGGATGCAGTGAGGGAACTCTTTCCATACATGCTTCTTAAGCATCCATGA